The Planococcus versutus genome contains a region encoding:
- a CDS encoding DUF1405 domain-containing protein, producing MLSFAIKISAWLMYRPFLILLFLINLGGTVYGYIWYGWQLKITEPIFLLFVPDSPTASLFFTIVLGLWIFGKRNRLIEALAFITLIKYGLWAVVMNLLTLWETGSIGWIGWMLIGSHFAMALQAVLYIEHYRFGWLSVALTAIWTLHNDVIDYVFDQMPIYSRLSEYSSQIGYFTFWLSIACVSFAFYVAYLNKSQSVLVDQH from the coding sequence ATGCTTTCCTTCGCGATTAAAATTTCAGCTTGGCTAATGTACCGTCCATTTTTGATTTTGCTATTTTTGATCAATTTAGGTGGTACCGTTTATGGATACATATGGTATGGCTGGCAGTTAAAAATTACAGAACCTATTTTTTTGCTATTTGTTCCGGATAGTCCGACAGCTAGTTTGTTTTTTACAATTGTTCTGGGGTTATGGATTTTTGGAAAACGAAACCGGTTAATTGAAGCATTGGCTTTTATCACACTGATTAAATATGGCTTGTGGGCAGTTGTTATGAATTTGTTGACACTTTGGGAAACGGGTTCAATCGGCTGGATTGGTTGGATGTTAATAGGCTCTCACTTTGCAATGGCGTTGCAAGCGGTCCTATATATCGAGCACTACCGTTTTGGGTGGCTATCCGTTGCGTTAACAGCAATTTGGACATTGCATAACGATGTGATCGATTACGTATTTGACCAAATGCCTATTTATAGCAGATTAAGCGAATACAGTAGCCAAATTGGTTATTTTACATTTTGGCTTTCTATTGCTTGTGTCAGCTTTGCCTTTTATGTAGCTTATTTGAATAAATCACAATCCGTTTTAGTTGACCAACACTGA
- a CDS encoding menaquinol-cytochrome c reductase cytochrome b/c subunit gives MHRGKGMKFVGDSRVPGLEFRQPNVPKDYSEYPGKTEAFWPNFLLKEWMIGSVFLIGYLLLTVAHPSPLEGQADPTNTAYIPLPDWYFLFLYQLLKYQFASGPFNIVGAIIVPGLAFGALMLAPFLDRGPERRPSKRPLPTGFMILAIVAIIFLTWESVANHDWEAAEAQGQITEEVEIDTTDPGYEVYSGAACISCHGDNLEGAVGPTLVGTGLTPEEISEIAVNGIEKDGAQVMPPSWDGTDEDLQVLAEFISGLEAE, from the coding sequence ATGCATCGCGGAAAAGGGATGAAATTTGTAGGGGATTCGCGTGTTCCAGGTTTGGAATTCCGTCAGCCGAATGTTCCTAAAGATTACTCCGAATACCCTGGTAAAACAGAAGCTTTCTGGCCGAACTTCCTTTTGAAAGAATGGATGATTGGTTCAGTCTTCTTAATCGGTTATCTGCTGTTGACAGTTGCTCACCCATCGCCTCTTGAGGGCCAGGCTGACCCGACTAATACAGCATATATTCCTTTGCCAGACTGGTATTTCTTGTTCTTATATCAATTACTGAAGTACCAATTTGCTTCTGGACCATTTAATATCGTGGGCGCTATCATTGTTCCAGGACTTGCTTTTGGAGCACTTATGCTAGCACCATTCTTAGATCGTGGACCAGAAAGACGTCCTTCGAAACGCCCATTGCCAACAGGATTTATGATTCTTGCTATAGTAGCAATCATTTTCCTTACATGGGAATCAGTAGCTAACCATGACTGGGAAGCTGCTGAAGCACAAGGGCAAATTACAGAAGAAGTGGAAATCGATACAACTGATCCAGGATATGAAGTATATTCTGGCGCTGCATGTATCAGTTGTCACGGAGATAATTTAGAAGGAGCTGTTGGACCAACACTAGTTGGGACTGGCTTGACTCCTGAAGAAATCTCTGAAATTGCTGTCAACGGGATTGAAAAAGACGGAGCGCAAGTAATGCCTCCTTCATGGGATGGAACAGATGAAGATCTACAAGTCCTAGCTGAATTTATTTCAGGCCTTGAAGCAGAATAA
- the qcrB gene encoding menaquinol-cytochrome c reductase cytochrome b subunit gives MLNKLYDWVDERLDITPIWRDIADHEVPEHVNPAHHFSAFVYCFGGLTFFITVIQILSGMFLTMYYVPDIENAWQSVYYLQNEVAFGEIVRGMHHWGASLVVVMIFLHTLRVFFTGSYKKPRELNWVVGVLLFGVILGLSFTGYLLPWDMKALFATKVGIEIAASVPVIGDSIKILLAGDSTILGAQTLTRFFAIHVFFLPAALLGLLAAHFIMIRRQGISGPL, from the coding sequence GTGCTAAACAAGTTATATGATTGGGTTGATGAGCGATTGGACATTACGCCTATCTGGCGTGATATTGCTGACCATGAAGTACCTGAGCACGTAAACCCCGCACACCACTTTTCAGCATTTGTTTATTGTTTTGGGGGACTTACATTTTTCATTACAGTGATTCAGATCTTATCCGGTATGTTCTTAACGATGTATTACGTGCCAGATATTGAAAATGCTTGGCAGTCGGTTTACTATCTTCAAAACGAAGTTGCTTTTGGAGAAATTGTGCGTGGGATGCATCACTGGGGGGCTTCTCTTGTAGTTGTTATGATTTTCCTTCATACCCTACGAGTATTCTTTACAGGTTCTTATAAGAAACCACGTGAATTGAACTGGGTAGTTGGCGTTTTACTATTCGGTGTCATTCTTGGGTTAAGTTTTACAGGTTACTTGCTTCCATGGGATATGAAAGCTCTATTCGCAACAAAAGTTGGGATTGAAATTGCAGCTTCTGTACCGGTGATTGGCGATTCAATCAAAATTCTATTGGCTGGGGATTCAACAATCCTTGGTGCACAGACTTTGACACGATTCTTCGCGATTCACGTCTTCTTCTTACCTGCAGCGTTGCTTGGGTTGCTAGCTGCTCACTTTATTATGATTAGAAGACAAGGTATTTCAGGACCGCTATAA
- a CDS encoding ubiquinol-cytochrome c reductase iron-sulfur subunit, producing the protein MSNNRVSRRQFLGYTLTGVGGFMAAGMLMPMVRFAVDPILQQHEGGDYVLTDQAVADITEEPVRVDFTFEQTDAWYKSEVTNSAWVYKEGDKLIALSPVCKHLGCTVNWAGSPEHPTQFFCPCHAGRYEKNGQNIAGTPPLGPLDEYQVKEQDGFVAIGAVRDNTLV; encoded by the coding sequence ATGAGTAATAATCGTGTATCACGACGTCAATTTTTAGGCTACACATTAACAGGTGTAGGTGGTTTCATGGCAGCAGGTATGTTGATGCCAATGGTTCGTTTTGCAGTAGACCCGATTCTTCAACAACATGAAGGCGGAGACTACGTTTTAACTGATCAAGCTGTAGCTGATATCACAGAAGAGCCAGTGCGTGTCGACTTTACATTTGAACAAACAGACGCTTGGTACAAATCTGAAGTGACGAATTCAGCTTGGGTGTATAAAGAAGGCGACAAATTAATCGCACTTTCACCAGTTTGTAAACATTTAGGTTGCACAGTGAACTGGGCAGGTTCTCCGGAACACCCGACACAATTTTTCTGTCCGTGTCACGCTGGCCGTTATGAGAAAAATGGTCAAAACATTGCAGGAACACCGCCGCTTGGACCACTGGATGAGTATCAAGTTAAAGAACAAGATGGTTTTGTTGCAATCGGCGCAGTAAGAGATAACACACTAGTTTAA
- a CDS encoding DUF2487 family protein → MHFIGKEIDQYLNQQDYIDTVVVPLLQIDLSETGMKSSAGASEYLQNLTALLEKQFKGRILLLPPISYGKTADRQRIADELTKEVEHTKFKHVFYLTTDSEWRTLDSLKNVLWLPAIPIEDMDQSFKNSVMEDQLRQVLPLFTKEWSHHS, encoded by the coding sequence ATGCATTTTATCGGAAAAGAAATTGATCAATATTTAAATCAGCAAGACTATATCGATACAGTTGTAGTGCCGCTACTTCAAATAGATTTGAGCGAAACAGGAATGAAGTCAAGCGCAGGGGCTTCTGAGTATTTGCAAAATTTAACGGCTTTGCTTGAAAAACAATTTAAAGGGCGGATTCTTTTGCTGCCGCCTATCTCTTATGGAAAAACTGCAGACCGACAACGAATAGCTGATGAACTGACAAAAGAAGTAGAGCATACAAAATTCAAACATGTATTTTATTTGACTACTGATTCTGAATGGCGAACATTGGATAGCTTGAAAAATGTTTTATGGTTACCGGCAATTCCAATAGAAGATATGGATCAATCGTTTAAAAATTCGGTAATGGAAGATCAGTTAAGACAGGTATTACCGCTATTTACAAAAGAATGGTCACATCATTCATGA
- a CDS encoding ReoY family proteolytic degradation factor produces MTASISLGEKKQFVRWFLQSYKMKRRECIWILNYMLSNEELLDKTHFVEEAHYCPRAMVMSSSESKEIPFRFYKGNLMTADAEKSFHDLRLNPEEHLYIQLNFPNIPPPVLYLSVLEENPYVPEDASIDEKDRQTAEQILAESMSIFQEESLSKQIDDALDANDRDRFFELSSILQTLNSTKKNGE; encoded by the coding sequence ATGACCGCTTCAATATCCTTAGGTGAAAAAAAGCAATTTGTCCGTTGGTTTTTGCAATCATACAAGATGAAAAGACGTGAATGCATTTGGATTTTGAACTATATGCTAAGTAACGAAGAGCTACTCGATAAAACTCATTTTGTTGAAGAAGCGCATTATTGTCCACGCGCGATGGTTATGTCCTCAAGTGAGTCGAAAGAAATTCCATTCCGCTTTTACAAGGGGAATTTAATGACAGCAGATGCAGAAAAGTCATTTCATGATTTGCGGTTAAATCCGGAAGAGCATTTGTATATTCAATTAAACTTTCCAAACATTCCACCGCCGGTACTATACTTATCGGTGCTAGAAGAAAATCCATATGTACCTGAAGATGCATCAATTGATGAGAAAGATCGTCAAACTGCTGAACAAATTCTCGCAGAGAGTATGTCGATTTTTCAAGAAGAGTCTCTTTCTAAACAAATTGATGATGCTTTGGATGCTAACGATCGTGATCGTTTCTTTGAACTTTCATCAATACTGCAAACATTGAATTCTACTAAAAAAAACGGAGAGTGA
- a CDS encoding tetratricopeptide repeat protein: MATIEQIQKAVEQGDPNLLNTLLDDYLLNGNPDEQYGLSEWLAEIGFVEEAIKVIEHLEFIFPEEAQLVIDRANLLIDADREDDALNALMEISKDDELYAQALVTLADLFQLQGLLEAAESRLNEAIELLPDEPLLQQAKAELLLDSGRYLESATIYQQLEAQQIVIEGVNISERLAEVYSAGAAYEEALPYYERALESQASPDVLFGAAFAAFQTRQYEMAVRRLDELIGIDSDYFSAYLLKAQSLNMAEDYQAAYQAISEGIARDEFDKELYLFAGKLALKLSKSNEGVHHLRQAIALDPEYMEAIFTLISYFHLQEQDDDVLELATMVIESGDDWSGLYPMIAEAYERTEDYAQAMIYYEKAYSSFKDDVVFLKKYALFLIEEGKREVALEIIKELQVLEPENPEWFDWQQSFD, translated from the coding sequence ATGGCGACTATAGAACAAATACAAAAAGCGGTAGAACAAGGAGATCCCAATCTTCTAAATACCTTACTTGATGATTATTTACTTAACGGTAACCCGGATGAGCAATACGGTTTGTCAGAGTGGCTAGCAGAAATCGGATTTGTGGAAGAAGCAATCAAAGTAATCGAACATCTTGAGTTTATTTTTCCGGAAGAAGCACAACTTGTTATTGACCGAGCTAATTTATTAATTGATGCAGACCGAGAAGATGATGCATTAAATGCTTTGATGGAAATCTCAAAAGACGATGAATTATATGCTCAAGCACTTGTAACATTAGCTGATTTGTTCCAATTGCAAGGCTTGCTCGAAGCTGCGGAAAGTCGGTTAAATGAAGCAATCGAATTATTGCCGGATGAACCTCTATTGCAACAAGCAAAAGCAGAGCTATTATTAGATTCTGGGCGCTACCTTGAGTCTGCCACAATTTATCAACAGCTTGAAGCACAGCAAATTGTTATTGAAGGCGTCAATATTTCTGAGAGACTTGCTGAAGTATATAGTGCAGGAGCGGCTTATGAAGAGGCCTTGCCTTATTACGAAAGGGCTCTAGAGAGTCAAGCTTCGCCCGACGTTTTGTTTGGAGCAGCATTCGCAGCTTTTCAGACGCGTCAATACGAGATGGCTGTTCGCCGTCTTGATGAATTAATTGGAATTGATTCAGACTATTTTTCTGCTTATTTATTAAAAGCTCAAAGTTTGAATATGGCAGAAGATTATCAAGCTGCATATCAAGCAATAAGTGAAGGAATCGCAAGAGACGAATTTGATAAAGAGCTCTATCTCTTTGCAGGAAAACTTGCATTAAAACTGAGTAAGTCAAATGAAGGTGTTCATCATCTGCGACAGGCAATCGCGCTAGACCCGGAGTATATGGAAGCAATTTTTACGCTGATATCTTATTTCCATTTACAAGAGCAAGATGATGATGTACTTGAGCTTGCGACAATGGTCATTGAAAGTGGGGATGACTGGTCTGGTTTATATCCCATGATTGCAGAAGCTTATGAACGTACAGAAGACTATGCACAAGCGATGATTTATTATGAAAAAGCTTACAGTTCTTTTAAAGACGACGTTGTTTTTCTAAAGAAATACGCTTTATTTTTAATAGAAGAAGGAAAAAGAGAAGTTGCTCTCGAAATTATTAAAGAATTGCAAGTACTAGAACCAGAAAACCCCGAGTGGTTTGATTGGCAACAGTCTTTCGATTGA
- the aroA gene encoding 3-phosphoshikimate 1-carboxyvinyltransferase — MALSLSYNNPSLTGSIQVPGDKSISHRAIMFGSIATGITTVEGFLMGDDCLSTISCFRKLGVEIEVTHDLVTIKSQGDDLWKEPSQVLDTGNSGTTTRLMLGLLAGTSFHSIMAGDQSIAKRPMKRIISPLREMGADIKGRQDGHYTPLAIQGTQLKAIDYTLPVASAQVKSAVLLAALKADGKTIIHEPIVSRDHTEIMLEHFGATITRQDHVIKLEGGQKLTAAHVQVTGDISSAAFIIGAVLITQDSKVVLKNVGINPTRTGILDVVEQMGARIEVNENDTQGERSADITVYSSALRGIEIGGEMIPRLIDELPLIALIATQAEGTTVIKDAEELRVKETDRIAAVVKELSKMGAAIEATEDGMIIHGPTELIGAKMTSYGDHRLGMMAGIAALIATGEVVIDDAECISISYPSFFEHLNILTK; from the coding sequence ATGGCTTTATCGTTATCATATAACAATCCAAGCTTAACCGGCAGTATACAAGTTCCGGGAGATAAATCAATTTCTCACCGAGCAATTATGTTTGGTTCTATAGCGACGGGCATCACGACAGTCGAAGGCTTTCTTATGGGAGATGACTGTTTGAGCACAATTTCTTGTTTTAGAAAATTAGGCGTAGAAATCGAAGTGACGCACGATTTAGTGACCATCAAAAGTCAAGGAGACGATTTATGGAAAGAGCCTTCTCAAGTTTTAGATACAGGAAACTCAGGTACGACCACGCGTCTAATGCTCGGGTTATTAGCAGGAACTTCTTTTCATTCAATCATGGCTGGAGATCAATCAATTGCTAAACGTCCAATGAAGCGAATCATCAGTCCACTTCGTGAAATGGGCGCAGATATTAAAGGACGTCAAGACGGACACTACACACCGTTAGCGATTCAAGGCACACAGTTGAAAGCAATTGACTATACGTTGCCGGTTGCTAGCGCACAAGTGAAGTCAGCGGTGTTATTAGCTGCTTTAAAAGCAGATGGCAAAACCATTATCCACGAACCGATTGTATCGCGTGACCATACAGAAATTATGTTGGAACATTTTGGCGCAACAATTACGCGTCAAGATCATGTCATAAAACTTGAAGGCGGTCAAAAGCTCACAGCGGCTCATGTCCAAGTCACTGGAGATATTTCGTCTGCTGCATTTATAATTGGAGCTGTTTTAATTACACAAGACAGTAAAGTGGTATTAAAAAATGTCGGCATCAACCCAACACGTACAGGAATTTTAGATGTTGTTGAACAAATGGGTGCGCGTATTGAAGTAAATGAAAATGACACACAAGGTGAACGCTCAGCTGACATAACAGTCTACTCAAGTGCATTAAGAGGAATTGAAATTGGTGGCGAAATGATTCCGCGCTTAATTGACGAACTGCCGTTGATCGCATTGATTGCTACTCAAGCAGAAGGAACGACTGTCATTAAAGACGCTGAAGAATTGCGTGTGAAAGAAACAGATCGGATTGCAGCAGTTGTTAAAGAATTGTCAAAAATGGGCGCAGCTATCGAAGCGACAGAAGATGGCATGATTATTCACGGTCCAACAGAGTTAATAGGTGCTAAAATGACTTCTTACGGAGATCATCGCTTAGGAATGATGGCGGGGATAGCCGCTTTAATAGCGACAGGAGAAGTTGTGATTGATGATGCCGAATGCATTTCAATTTCCTATCCAAGTTTTTTTGAACATCTCAATATACTGACAAAATGA
- a CDS encoding prephenate dehydrogenase gives MTKHILIIGLGLIGGSLAKALQRNRDVHVAGYDSSALTSRKAFKMGIIHSSPPSLEQAASEADVIIFATPVGATIKLMEQSKYWKLKDDVILTDTGSTKTQIMEASKKLNHLFIGGHPMAGSHKSGVEAAKEVLFENAFYILTPNHQTDEKHMQCLTNLLAVTKAKIKVLTAEEHDHMTAIVSHFPHLIAASLVHQLDHEEKFPFTRQLAAGGFRDTTRIASANPEMWRDITTQNNVMIVQQLENWMEQMEELKQMLQKNDPEPIQEYFTHAKMVRDKLPISGHGAMFSVFDLYIDIPDVPGVISELTGYLAEEQISIVNLRILETREDVFGILIISFQTTEDRARAQKCISTRTIYDTYIS, from the coding sequence GTGACTAAGCATATTTTAATTATTGGATTGGGCTTGATTGGTGGATCTCTCGCAAAAGCGCTTCAGCGCAATCGTGATGTCCATGTGGCAGGCTACGATTCTAGTGCGTTAACTTCAAGGAAAGCCTTTAAAATGGGTATCATACATAGTTCACCACCATCACTTGAACAAGCTGCATCAGAAGCAGATGTTATTATTTTTGCGACGCCTGTAGGTGCCACGATCAAGTTGATGGAACAAAGCAAGTACTGGAAATTAAAAGATGATGTCATATTAACAGATACCGGCAGTACAAAAACACAAATAATGGAAGCTTCTAAAAAGCTAAACCATCTGTTTATTGGTGGTCATCCTATGGCTGGATCGCATAAAAGTGGTGTAGAAGCTGCAAAAGAGGTCTTGTTTGAAAATGCCTTTTATATTTTAACGCCAAACCATCAAACTGATGAAAAACACATGCAATGTTTAACAAATTTATTAGCAGTCACGAAAGCTAAAATCAAAGTGTTAACTGCTGAAGAACATGATCATATGACTGCAATTGTTAGTCATTTCCCTCATTTAATTGCGGCATCGCTGGTTCATCAACTTGACCATGAAGAAAAATTCCCGTTCACTCGCCAATTAGCAGCGGGTGGTTTTCGAGATACTACACGTATTGCTTCAGCAAATCCAGAAATGTGGCGAGATATTACGACTCAAAACAATGTGATGATTGTTCAACAGTTAGAAAACTGGATGGAGCAAATGGAAGAGTTAAAGCAAATGCTTCAAAAAAATGACCCGGAGCCGATTCAAGAGTATTTTACACACGCTAAAATGGTTCGAGATAAATTGCCGATTTCTGGACATGGTGCTATGTTTTCAGTGTTCGATTTATATATCGATATACCTGATGTGCCAGGAGTTATCTCGGAACTGACGGGCTATTTGGCAGAAGAACAAATCAGCATTGTCAATTTGCGAATTTTAGAAACACGTGAAGATGTCTTCGGTATACTAATTATTAGTTTTCAAACTACTGAAGATCGCGCGCGTGCGCAAAAATGTATTTCAACACGTACGATTTACGATACGTATATTTCTTGA
- the aroH gene encoding chorismate mutase → MIRGIRGAITVSADHADEIQEETQRLVLEMAKENNIEPEDVASVIISTTTDISSAFPAKAVRTIKEWNYVPVMCTHEMDVPGSMPLCIRVMMHVNTGVGQKEIHHVYLNEAKKLRPDLSAKSQVSSK, encoded by the coding sequence ATGATACGTGGAATAAGAGGGGCAATTACGGTTTCCGCAGATCATGCGGATGAAATCCAAGAAGAAACACAACGTCTTGTTTTGGAAATGGCTAAAGAAAATAACATTGAGCCCGAAGATGTCGCATCTGTTATCATTTCGACAACTACAGATATTTCTTCAGCTTTTCCTGCTAAAGCCGTAAGAACCATTAAAGAGTGGAATTACGTACCCGTCATGTGTACGCATGAAATGGATGTTCCAGGCAGTATGCCTTTATGCATCCGTGTCATGATGCATGTTAATACAGGCGTGGGTCAAAAAGAAATTCATCATGTTTATTTAAACGAAGCTAAAAAACTACGTCCGGATTTATCAGCTAAAAGCCAGGTGAGTTCAAAGTGA
- the aroB gene encoding 3-dehydroquinate synthase: MRQLRVEADRPYSVHIGSGVYGLFMDAYRPLLDAADRIVIIADERVAELHLHYLMSFLSNWEIAVFTIPSGENAKSVETFMACHSFLLTEQCSRNSILLAFGGGATGDVVGFVASTFMRGISFVQLPTTILAHDSAVGGKTAINHELGKNMIGTFYQPASVLYDSSLLVTLPLCEVRSGMAEVIKHAFISNKGWLDEILAIKDFKQLTETDLTYHLEKGIAVKAAIVEEDEFEGSVRKYLNFGHTLAHAIEGYLGYGKVTHGEAVVVGMTYALLLSNHHKLDEFIQWSIANSYPFHLLKKLPFEELLPYMKKDKKSSKGVLNFILLEQTGQPFVEEIDEKRARSAYDKLILQIGEVIS, translated from the coding sequence ATGAGGCAATTGCGAGTCGAAGCTGATCGCCCTTATAGCGTTCATATTGGTTCTGGAGTGTATGGGTTGTTTATGGATGCTTATCGACCTTTACTCGATGCAGCCGATCGAATTGTAATCATCGCTGATGAACGAGTGGCTGAGCTTCACTTACACTATTTGATGAGTTTTTTATCGAATTGGGAAATTGCTGTTTTTACAATTCCATCAGGAGAAAATGCGAAATCTGTGGAAACTTTTATGGCCTGTCATAGCTTTTTGCTTACGGAGCAGTGTTCACGGAATTCTATATTGTTAGCATTTGGTGGAGGCGCTACAGGAGACGTTGTTGGGTTTGTCGCTTCAACATTTATGCGTGGGATTTCATTTGTACAACTACCAACAACCATTTTAGCTCACGACAGTGCAGTAGGCGGTAAAACGGCTATCAATCACGAATTAGGAAAAAATATGATTGGGACATTTTATCAGCCAGCATCCGTGTTGTATGACAGCTCTTTATTAGTTACATTACCTCTTTGTGAAGTTCGTTCAGGCATGGCAGAAGTGATCAAACATGCTTTTATATCCAACAAAGGTTGGCTTGACGAAATATTGGCTATCAAGGATTTTAAGCAATTGACTGAAACAGACTTAACTTATCATCTAGAAAAAGGCATTGCTGTAAAAGCGGCGATTGTTGAAGAAGATGAATTTGAAGGCAGTGTCCGGAAATATTTGAATTTTGGGCATACATTAGCCCATGCTATAGAAGGCTATCTCGGCTATGGTAAAGTTACTCATGGTGAAGCGGTGGTGGTTGGGATGACGTATGCGTTGCTTTTGTCTAATCATCATAAATTGGACGAATTTATTCAATGGTCTATAGCGAATAGCTATCCATTCCATTTACTTAAAAAATTACCTTTTGAAGAATTACTGCCTTATATGAAAAAAGACAAAAAATCGTCAAAAGGGGTATTAAATTTTATTCTTCTCGAACAAACAGGACAACCGTTTGTAGAAGAAATAGATGAAAAACGTGCACGCTCAGCTTACGACAAACTAATTTTGCAGATAGGAGAAGTGATTTCATGA
- the aroC gene encoding chorismate synthase: protein MRYLTAGESHGPQLTAIIEGLPAQLPLTAEMINKELKRRQGGHGRGRRMQIEKDTVEIVSGVRHGKTLGSPVALVVKNDDWKHWTSIMGIEPIEETENVKRQIARPRPGHADLNGGMKYGHRDLRNVLERSSARETTVRVAVGAVAKQLLAELGIKIVSHVTEIGGIKVNPESYLGKSADDIREIVENDAVYCADPLVTKQMTDLIDETKKNGDSIGGTVEVIVEGMPAGIGSYVHYDRKLDAKMAAAIMSINAFKGVEFGLGFDMARKPGSEVHDEILWDKENGYTRKTNNLGGFEGGMTTGMPIIIRGVMKPIPTLYKPLKSVDIETKEPFQASIERSDSCAVPAASIVAEHVVAWEVANALLEQFDADQMPRLVDNLKNYMDYTKEF, encoded by the coding sequence ATGCGTTATTTAACAGCAGGAGAATCACACGGTCCACAATTAACAGCTATTATAGAGGGGTTGCCAGCGCAGTTACCTTTGACGGCAGAAATGATTAATAAAGAATTAAAAAGACGACAAGGTGGACACGGACGTGGTAGAAGAATGCAAATCGAGAAAGATACAGTCGAAATTGTTTCAGGCGTCAGACATGGTAAAACATTAGGGTCTCCTGTCGCTTTAGTCGTTAAAAATGACGATTGGAAACATTGGACTTCTATTATGGGAATCGAACCAATTGAAGAAACAGAAAATGTGAAACGCCAAATAGCACGTCCACGACCTGGTCACGCCGATTTAAATGGCGGCATGAAGTATGGACACCGTGATCTTCGGAATGTTCTAGAACGATCGTCAGCACGTGAAACAACAGTACGTGTGGCAGTAGGTGCAGTAGCCAAGCAATTACTCGCTGAACTTGGCATCAAAATTGTTTCACATGTTACAGAAATAGGGGGTATTAAAGTAAATCCTGAAAGTTATCTTGGAAAGTCTGCTGATGACATCAGAGAAATTGTTGAAAACGATGCCGTCTATTGTGCAGATCCATTAGTAACGAAACAAATGACAGATTTAATAGACGAAACGAAGAAAAATGGTGATTCTATAGGTGGTACAGTCGAAGTAATTGTAGAAGGCATGCCAGCGGGGATTGGTAGTTATGTTCATTACGACCGAAAACTCGATGCTAAAATGGCAGCTGCCATTATGAGCATTAATGCTTTTAAAGGTGTCGAATTCGGTTTAGGGTTTGATATGGCCAGAAAACCTGGTAGTGAAGTACACGATGAAATTTTGTGGGACAAAGAAAATGGATATACACGTAAAACTAATAACTTAGGTGGATTCGAAGGAGGCATGACGACGGGTATGCCAATTATTATTAGAGGAGTCATGAAACCTATTCCAACTTTATACAAACCACTGAAAAGTGTTGATATCGAAACAAAAGAGCCTTTCCAAGCAAGTATTGAGCGATCGGATAGCTGTGCCGTGCCGGCGGCTTCGATTGTTGCAGAGCATGTTGTCGCATGGGAAGTAGCAAATGCATTGCTAGAGCAATTTGATGCAGATCAAATGCCACGCTTAGTGGATAATTTGAAAAACTATATGGATTACACAAAGGAGTTTTAA
- the ndk gene encoding nucleoside-diphosphate kinase yields the protein MEKTFLMVKPDGVQRNVIGEIVARFEKKGYHLVGAKLMQIPTELAEEHYGEHKERPFFGELVEFITSGPVFAMVWEGENVILTARQMMGATNPKDAAPGTIRGDFAVTVGKNMIHGSDSAESAEREIGLFFKEEELVSYEKTMNNWVN from the coding sequence TTGGAAAAAACATTTTTAATGGTTAAACCAGACGGCGTTCAACGCAACGTAATCGGAGAAATCGTCGCACGTTTCGAGAAAAAAGGATATCATTTAGTAGGTGCTAAATTGATGCAAATTCCAACTGAATTGGCTGAAGAGCATTACGGCGAGCATAAAGAGCGTCCATTCTTCGGTGAATTAGTTGAATTCATCACTTCAGGTCCTGTATTTGCAATGGTTTGGGAAGGCGAAAACGTTATTTTGACTGCACGTCAAATGATGGGCGCGACTAACCCGAAAGATGCTGCTCCAGGAACAATCCGCGGAGACTTCGCAGTCACTGTTGGTAAAAACATGATTCACGGTTCGGATTCTGCTGAAAGTGCAGAACGTGAAATCGGCTTGTTCTTCAAAGAAGAAGAATTGGTTTCATATGAAAAAACAATGAACAACTGGGTTAACTAA